In Streptomyces sclerotialus, the DNA window CGAGGCGCACTGGACGATGCGCAATCTGCTCCTGGAGAAGCTGGACGAGCGGGCGCAGCTGCTGACCGGGAAGCACAAGTCGCTGAGCATGGTCGAGGGCGTGCAGCACGGCGACGTGGACGGCATAGCCTTCGTCGGCTATCACACCGGCGCCGGCACGGAAGGCGTGCTGGCGCACACCTACCTCGCCAATTCGATCACGGGCGTCTGGGTCGACGGCACCCCGGCGAGCGAGGGCTACCTGAACTCCCTCGTGGTCGCCGAGTACGGCGTCCCGGTGGTGCTGGTGACCGGCGACGACCGGACGTGCGCCGACGCGAAGGGGTACGCACCCGACGCGCGGGGCATCGCAGTCAAGGACTACGTGTCGCGGTACGCGGCGGTGTGCCGCCCGCCGGCCCGCACCGCCGCCGACATCAGGGCGGGGGCCAGGGAAGCGGCGGCGCTGGCGCGGCGGCACGAGCCCGTGCGACGCGGCCCGTTCACCGTCGAGGTGGAGTTCGACGCCGAGCACCTCGTGGGCGCCGCCACGGTCGTGCCGGGCGTGGAGCGCAGCGGCACCCGCCGCGTCCGTTACGAGAGCCCGACCATGTACGAAGGTATCCGCTGCTTCAAAGCGGTCACCACCCTCGTCTCGTCCGCCGTTGAGGAGCAGTATGGCTGAGCAGATGACCGATGAGGCGGAGCTGATCGACGGCGAAAGAACCGCGCCGGCCGCCCGGCCGGACAGTGCCGTCGACGACCTGGCGCTGGAGGAGGTGGTCCGCTTCACCTCGGAGCTGATCCGGATCGACACCACCAACCGGGGCGGCGGGGACTGCCGGGAGCGGCCGGCCGCCGAGTACGTCGCGGCGCGGCTGGCGGAGGCGGGTATCGAGCCCATCCTGCTGGAGCGCAGCCCCGGCCGGACGAATGTGGTGGCCCGCATCGAGGGCACCGACCGGTGCGCCGACGCGCTGCTGGTCCACGGCCATCTGGACGTGGTGCCCGCCGCGCCGCACGACTGGAGCGTGCACCCCTTCTCCGGCGAGGTCCGGGACGGCGTGGTCTGGGGCCGCGGCGCGATCGACATGAAGAACATGGACGCGATGGTGCTGGCAGCGGTGCGGGCCTGGGCGCGGTCCGGGGTCCGCCCCCGGCGGGACATCGTGCTCGCCTTCACCGCCGACGAGGAGGCCAGCGCCGAGGACGGCTCCGGCTTCCTCGCCGACGCGCACCCCGGCCTCTTCGAGGGCTGTACGGAAGGCATCAGCGAGTCCGGCGCCTTCACCTTCCACGCGAACGACGGTCTCCAGCTGTACCCGATCGCGGCGGGGGAGCGCGGCACGGCCTGGCTGAAGCTCACCGCGAACGGCAAGGCGGGCCACGGCTCCAAGGTGAACCGCAGCAACGCCGTGAGCCGGCTCGCCGCCGCCGTCGCCCGCATCGGCGCACACGAATGGCCGGTGCGGCTCACCCCCACCGTCCGCGCCGCGCTGAGCGAGCTGGCCGCGCTGCACGGGGTCGAGGCCCGGCTGGACGCCACCGACCCGCACGCCCTCGCGCGGGACGTCGACGCGCTGCTGGCCGCCCTCGGGCCGGCCGCCGACCTGGTCGCGCCGACGGTGCGCAACAGCGCCAACCCGACGATGCTGGACGCCGGTTACAAGGTCAACGTCATCCCGGGGAGTGCCACGGCCTTCGTGGACGGGCGGGTGCTGCCCGGCGGCGAAGAGGAGTTCCGCGCCACGCTCGACCGGCTCACCGGGCCGGACGTGGCGTGGGAGTTCCACCACGGAGAGGTGGCACTGGAGGCCCCGGTGGACGGGCCGACGTACGCCGCGATGCGGGCCTCGGTCGAGCGCTTCGACCCGCAGGCCAAGGTCGTGCCGTACTGCATGTCGGGCGGCACGGACGCCAAGCA includes these proteins:
- a CDS encoding M20/M25/M40 family metallo-hydrolase; protein product: MAEQMTDEAELIDGERTAPAARPDSAVDDLALEEVVRFTSELIRIDTTNRGGGDCRERPAAEYVAARLAEAGIEPILLERSPGRTNVVARIEGTDRCADALLVHGHLDVVPAAPHDWSVHPFSGEVRDGVVWGRGAIDMKNMDAMVLAAVRAWARSGVRPRRDIVLAFTADEEASAEDGSGFLADAHPGLFEGCTEGISESGAFTFHANDGLQLYPIAAGERGTAWLKLTANGKAGHGSKVNRSNAVSRLAAAVARIGAHEWPVRLTPTVRAALSELAALHGVEARLDATDPHALARDVDALLAALGPAADLVAPTVRNSANPTMLDAGYKVNVIPGSATAFVDGRVLPGGEEEFRATLDRLTGPDVAWEFHHGEVALEAPVDGPTYAAMRASVERFDPQAKVVPYCMSGGTDAKQFSRLGIRGYGFSPLKLPEGFDYQALFHGVDERVPVEALHFGVRVLDDFMVHSRG
- a CDS encoding M55 family metallopeptidase; the encoded protein is MKILISADMEGATGVTWPADVLPGASQWERCRHLFTSDVNAAIAGFFDGGADEVLVNEAHWTMRNLLLEKLDERAQLLTGKHKSLSMVEGVQHGDVDGIAFVGYHTGAGTEGVLAHTYLANSITGVWVDGTPASEGYLNSLVVAEYGVPVVLVTGDDRTCADAKGYAPDARGIAVKDYVSRYAAVCRPPARTAADIRAGAREAAALARRHEPVRRGPFTVEVEFDAEHLVGAATVVPGVERSGTRRVRYESPTMYEGIRCFKAVTTLVSSAVEEQYG